The Tigriopus californicus strain San Diego chromosome 5, Tcal_SD_v2.1, whole genome shotgun sequence genome includes a region encoding these proteins:
- the LOC131880673 gene encoding mucin-4-like, protein MSKQESIIRVLEVQIFLLILPLIAGIPLPWPDPRPQIIVRSQNLLYRNQPGRQIDLTGALPTSEVFWLNFEEGYFACQMNTSEKFLKLFQLSRLCDGVDDCFMGSDELRDEHKCSEGCGSTCQFGVCITTKTNGDRCLCNEGFGGEGCDIADTNECRYKPCSMFAECTNTLGSFQCKCLPGYQGDGFHCESIPVNNDTSSDASSGVSDQFGDQDDDNSNVIGGGVGGLFAPAKDGSSNQNEVVNDTLSEISKPVAPSHVPGNTSADQHDDVPSSVKEGGESHGLSANQQPSNRGEDSEKSEDAIVFPTGNLPSSEGNQVRTDTKEDGNHDGGSSLAGDVREDPIVVGFDPNTFEPIFSPKEEPAASTKGPFIDLGLDDPIKALSEILRDKTFGPSEGPDQRTPEKSDSPITINYDLDYEYPELGLSPSSPRTSDQPITILYDLDYDYRENSLDPDFVPETTEEQSSLESSNETIANDQSLPDFIAPEQMSDEPTNTQHPIGQQPMNILPNERKKERVPSVSNSALDFTLNSNNNESEDISNEDALIQPSGPALLPDLSRERPTTEKDTQSSAGESDEISQESLIPETTPKIISDPIRETFQEMVAQDNILKPSTTGPNQEIEETLSTLENTSPEISKSDTDTEFVQNEMKSNPDVDFRTTLVPDHARNRPTEIQSTLDNIMSSTSKPSNRSGPPLNQKEIEAFSSESSFSGSDVAPFDGNNPIPNIGTKATPKENLVPVEEVVFIPEHAGEKPTEVSSSKGSSRVSTMPPFFPDNIQDDNLDQSSTMVLQDDEPGQSQAIDPSTTSGIKQRLNSVKDTIAVGSPDETNLFQGPISKPNLIPDHTKDKPTELVEDVKDSGALNASSNEDAIIEFGDSLSSNEKPTLLPEHALHKPTEFVPSNVHSPVKTFTHDMIKNPGQEPMLIPDHAKGRPTTLFSNGSPTNSFLPSGLEDHLKSNQVSSNEHFIPEHARDKPTEFAIGEIGSPVTENSQSIQDNLNQEQVLLPKEPTTFVPDESSSKTKIGSEDPLKANPENGQEYLIPDHDKDKPTELVPNDANAPVLVTETSHDIQMGSDQEQILIPEHAKENAPIIGPHSFEPPEVLAPQEPMLIPNHEGQEPTKGISKAEIKTDLMTESPDGSAIPPWVSDPSENEPFGGINTPNQPGFSLRPFKPSLVPDHAQERPVEIVSAEVPSTINPQGRPVSNFVPSPDLRKPDVIGEKPTDMSSNNQDQKSPNVNLFEFLASSTPFSRTDEDFPNDEQSNSGNSVTLLYDLDYELDPSDQIQDQFETTSSVLRPAEEAPTSSNPVKVMFQTNNGDKNNQIPHLSIDVDPTLGLVRTTTVASIDQTGVTPEQEEPSENQRATTSRPFEVKFSLPDVQLPYPPSDSNVDISPQFDTNVQISDDNMGNVGLSTDAKASDNEKQYPGESSNAPQDTFNPVVVAGNVPDLSNVFKSATDRSPPVVETTQSNTLPASEAPFTPITSTTTKLFFTFGSTSSTPSSKPVTTIKTTTMLPDLVSDSFDSELPGANDPLFTTPRSTTTAATATTTMGIQSSNSDDFNFNDFVEPEFGEVNPEEPTQVDAFPITTDKNLNTEEGIPISIKDMDSHDVKSPTEKPLNTNISPVDFSQPTLSVDLESSTSSNIIARPSTLLSSSESPDLISSSQSNFPDSPIVFPTSTNTPIVTLTNQGDDSLGIQDETSEPPTRAQLPDQNLLKNPFDPFPIPNLELGVDFDGNGSKEFETKHHSPKVDQGEIRNEGRESFEEDLEVQIPINNYPQFEVDLIRGRVKEATTTTQSQFNGINPRFPLKVHDTLEEHLGVPIPSRTDGLFKDTPPQKTSSDTSSHSGQDSKVKYPLQEHFETSVPHESSNSPTERVQTDSEKSSSNPEMDDLEPFEAQSEELDETNGSQSILDVLQPCSIGYSNCGSGKPIDQDVDQVCQKQFNQCAISRLNTAQTLESDIRNQLINSFQSSPDLLQCILTHQACIVPNKKMCMANFQHCALNALNGISRLTTPSSVAKQAPQPTTPTSTIREGVPQGPTKLDQAAIEELMGTLQQNFTICIQSHTVCLDNGISHAICQHSFKECSLAILVDSKLNETSLFELEEQVEETQDQPLATELYQCIRNFMMCQMSNQNRYCMRDYQKCSLSAMPQKSTSSPRPTTRLPNVPPRRARPSQIHSNPRPIEPALRSPGGFILGPSHGLSHSPPPYIDPSTGILIHSPQFRTPVVPNLGPECQQMGITADFGSFGGRPAQSVADCTWDFFGCTRRRGVWPANKPCCQARFDACCSHVMGTPNGPSHSQSTSRPSSIGQGSNNGGYPPIQEVHTTTRQPTTTTPRPTTTTRTTTVASTSQRPGFDRDGNPVRMIDCIWTYNGCVKRRQKPDSQCKSEFNACSMIAMGMVPQEASSSTTTTTTTTTTTKKPIQDIDLAELPEFLKPPTDSDTNQKPPRPIQDIDLPSNQEVLEFQPGSQDSFQHNDLALNHPEGFGSNEFLSCLLRLHDCEENGITNCRNVQRCKNEGPIFSPIESEGGEQVGSFEPGSGPTDTPDDCKMSFHNCGLTKTENDCRREFSKCSGGSQPDYEICADVAEHPQNYLVPHPEDCTKFYSCQSLGIGKGWIAHLMDCPETTGFDDQLRICNFIRVLPRCQKGESRAFQPYQFLRTFHAKQTRTENILDQYEPQVGYYSTNNVTYSAQSHGGTLNKSPCLLGIVLSFMVVFASKSLSHML, encoded by the exons ATGAGTAAACAGGAATCCATTATTAGGGTTCTCGAGGTGCAAATCTTCCTACTCATCTTGCCGTTAATCGCGGGTATTCCACTGCCATGGCCTGACCCTCGCCCCCAGATTATCGTGAGGTCGCAGAATCTGCTCTATCGGAACCAACCGGGTCGGCAAATCGATCTCACGGGAGCCTTGCCCACCTCGGAAGTGTTCTGGCTGAACTTTGAGGAGGGATACTTTGCTTGTCAGATGAATACGTCAGAGAAATTCCTGAAGCTATTCCAACTATCCAGACTCTGCGATGGCGTCGACGATTGCTTCATGGGCAGTGATGAGCTGAGGGACGAGCACAAGTGCTCCGAAGGTTGCGGGTCAACCTGCCAATTTGGTGTGTGCATTACGACCAAAACCAATGGGGATCGCTGCCTGTGCAATGAGGGCTTTGGAGGTGAAGGCTGTGATATTGCAGACACGAATGAGTGTCGCTATAAACCCTGCTCCATGTTTGCGGAGTGTACGAACACCCTTGGCAGCTTCCAATGCAAATGCCTGCCAGGCTATCAAGGCGACGGATTTCATTGTGAAAGCATTCCCGTCAATAATGATACCAGTTCGGATGCATCGTCGGGAGTGAGTGACCAGTTCGGTGACCAAGACGATGACAACTCAAATGTGATAGGAGGGGGAGTAGGTGGCCTTTTTGCACCGGCGAAAGATGGGTCTTCTAATCAAAATGAGGTAGTGAATGACACCTTgtcagaaatatccaaacccGTTGCTCCTAGTCACGTCCCCGGGAATACCTCAGCAGATCAACATGATGATGTCCCGTCAAGTGTCAAAGAGGGTGGAGAGTCTCACGGTTTGTCTGCCAATCAACAGCCTTCAAATCGGGGCGAGGATTCGGAAAAAAGTGAGGATGCAATCGTCTTCCCAACGGGAAACCTGCCAAGTTCAGAGGGTAATCAAGTCAGAACTGACACCAAAGAGGATGGTAATCATGATGGGGGTTCGTCATTGGCCGGGGACGTTCGGGAGGATCCCATAGTTGTGGGGTTCGATCCCAATACGTTCGAGCCAATTTTCAGTCCAAAAGAGGAACCCGCGgcgtccaccaagggcccgTTTATTGACCTTGGCCTGGACGACCCAATCAAGGCTCTGAGTGAAATTCTTCGCGACAAGACATTTGGTCCATCCGAAGGGCCCGATCAACGCACTCCAGAAAAATCAGATAGCCCCATTACGATCAATTATGATTTGGATTATGAATACCCTGAATTAGGCTTATCTCCATCCTCGCCACGGACGTCTGATCAACCAATAACCATCCTTTATGACTTGGACTATGATTACCGGGAAAATAGCTTGGATCCTGATTTTGTTCCGGAAACCACTGAAGAGCAATCATCGTTGGAATCTTCAAACGAAACAATAGCGAACGATCAAAGCTTGCCTGATTTCATCGCTCCCGAGCAAATGTCTGATGAACCTACCAATACCCAACATCCGATTGGGCAGCAACCAATGAACATTTTACCTaatgaaaggaagaaagaaagagtgcCATCGGTTTCCAATTCAGCCTTGGATTTTACACTCAATTCAAATAATAACGAGTCAGAGGACATTTCCAATGAGGATGCTCTCATTCAACCTTCTGGTCCAGCTCTTTTGCCAGATCTGAGCAGAGAAAGGCCAACCACTGAGAAAGATACTCAAAGTTCTGCCGGTGAATCGGACGAAATATCACAAGAGTCTCTAATTCCAGAAACGACACCAAAAATCATTTCTGACCCCATTAGAGAGACTTTCCAGGAAATGGTTGCTCAAGACAACATCTTAAAACCATCCACAACTGGGCCAAACCAAGAGATTGAAGAAACCCTCTCTACTTTGGAGAATACATCCCCCGAGATTTCTAAATCTGACACTGACACCGAGTTTGTCCAAAATGAGATGAAATCTAATCCAGATGTAGATTTTAGGACGACTCTTGTTCCCGACCATGCTCGAAATCGACCAACAGAAATTCAATCAACCTTAGACAATATTATGTCGTCTACTTCCAAACCTTCAAATAGATCGGGGCCTCCCTTAAACCAAAAAGAGATTGAAGCTTTTTCTTCTGAATCAAGTTTCAGTGGATCAGATGTTGCTCCATTTGATGGGAATAATCCGATTCCCAATATCGGGACCAAGGCTACTCCAAAAGAAAACCTTGTGCCTGTTGAAGAGGTAGTTTTCATACCTGAACATGCCGGGGAAAAACCCACGGAGGTTTCGAGTAGCAAGGGCAGCTCAAGAGTGTCGACAATGCCGCCATTCTTTCCAGACAACATTCAAGATGATAATTTGGACCAAAGTTCTACCATGGTCCTTCAAGATGACGAACCCGGACAAAGTCAAGCCATTGATCCGTCGACTACGTCTGGAATAAAACAACGTCTTAATTCTGTGAAAGATACCATTGCTGTTGGAAGCCCTGATGAGACGAATCTGTTTCAAGGgccaatttcaaaaccaaatcttATTCCTGATCATACAAAGGACAAACCAACGGAACTTGTGGAGGATGTGAAAGATTCTGGAGCCTTGAACGCTTCTAGCAATGAAGATGCGATCATTGAATTTGGTGACTCGTTGAGTTCCAATGAAAAACCAACTCTTCTTCCAGAACATGCATTGCACAAGCCAACGGAATTTGTCCCAAGTAATGTTCACTCTCCAGTAAAGACATTTACTCATGACATGATAAAGAATCCGGGTCAAGAACCAATGCTGATCCCGGACCATGCTAAAGGCAGGCCAACCAcattattttccaatggaagcCCTACCAACTCTTTCCTTCCATCTGGGCTTGAAGACCATTTGAAATCCAACCAGGTTTCCAGCAACGAGCATTTCATTCCAGAGCACGCCAGAGATAAGCCAACAGAATTTGCTATTGGTGAAATTGGTTCTCCAGTAACAGAAAACTCACAGAGCATTCAGGACAACTTAAACCAAGAACAAGTCCTTCTCCCAAAGGAACCAACAACTTTCGTTCCTGATGAAAGCTCTAGCAAAACCAAAATTGGATCCGAAGATCCTTTGAAAGCCAATCCAGAGAATGGTCAAGAGTATCTCATTCCGGATCATGACAAAGATAAACCAACAGAACTTGTTCCCAATGACGCTAATGCTCCCGTACTAGTAACTGAAACCTCTCATGACATTCAGATGGGTTCAGACCAGGAACAGATCCTGATTCCAGAAcatgccaaagaaaatgcCCCCATTATTGGTCCCCATTCTTTTGAACCACCGGAAGTACTTGCACCCCAAGAACCAATGCTTATTCCTAATCATGAAGGACAAGAACCAACAAAGGGAATTTCCAAAGCTGAAATCAAAACAGACTTGATGACTGAATCACCCGATGGTTCTGCTATTCCTCCTTGGGTCTCTGATCCTAGTGAAAACGAACCATTTGGTGGGATCAATACACCAAACCAACCAGGTTTCTCTTTAAGGCCATTTAAACCATCCCTGGTTCCGGATCATGCCCAAGAGAGACCTGTCGAAATAGTTTCCGCTGAGGTGCCATCAACAATAAATCCACAAGGAAGACCTGTTAGCAACTTTGTTCCTTCGCCTGATTTGAGGAAGCCTGACGTCATTGGCGAGAAGCCAACAGATATGAGTTCTAATAACCAGGACCAAAAGAGCCCTAATGTCAATCTCTTCGAGTTTTTGGCATCTTCGACGCCTTTCAGTCGCACGGATGAGGATTTTCCCAATGACGAGCAAAGTAATTCTGGAAATTCAGTCACTCTTTTGTACGACTTGGATTACGAGTTGGACCCTTCTGACCAAATACAAGATCAGTTTGAAACTACATCATCGGTTTTGCGACCTGCTGAAGAAGCACCAACTTCTTCAAACCCagtcaaagttatgtttcaAACTAACAATGGGGATAAGAACAATCAAATACCTCATTTGTCGATCGACGTGGATCCAACTTTGGGCTTGGTCAGAACCACTACTGTTGCTTCCATTGACCAAACTGGAGTAACACCTGAGCAAGAGGAACCCTCCGAAAATCAAAGAGCAACAACTTCAAGGCCCTTTGAAGTCAAATTTTCACTACCAGATGTTCAGCTCCCGTATCCTCCATCAGACTCAAATGTGGATATTTCTCCACAATTTGATACCAATGTCCAAATTTCTGATGATAACATGGGCAATGTGGGTCTCTCTACAGACGCTAAAGCAAGtgacaatgaaaaacaatatcCTGGAGAGAGTTCAAATGCTCCCCAAGATACATTTAATCCTGTGGTTGTTGCTGGAAACGTTCCTGATCTCTCCAATGTCTTTAAAAGCGCTACTGACAGGTCACCTCCTGTCGTTGAAACTACTCAATCAAATACATTACCTGCGTCCGAAGCGCCATTCACACCGATAACATCAACAACGACTAAGTTGTTCTtcacatttgggtcaacttcGTCAACACCATCGTCTAAACCGGTAACAACAATCAAAACAACAACCATGTTGCCTGATTTGGTATCAGATTCATTTGATTCAGAGTTACCCGGGGCAAACGATCCCTTGTTCACCACTCCTcgatcaacaacaacagcagcaacagcaacaacaacaatgggCATTCAATCTTCAAATTCAGATGATTTTAACTTCAACGATTTTGTTGAACCCGAGTTTGGCGAGGTCAACCCCGAAGAGCCAACCCAAGTCGATGCATTCCCGATTACGACAGACAAGAATTTAAACACTGAAGAGGGAATACCAATCTCGATAAAAGACATGGACTCCCACGACGTGAAATCACCAACTGAGAAGCCATTAAATACCAACATCTCGCCGGTTGATTTCTCACAGCCCACTTTAAGTGTGGATTTGGAATCAAGCACATCCTCAAATATTATAGCAAGACCAAGCACACTATTATCATCAAGCGAATCACCCGATTTGATCTCGAGTTCTCAGTCAAACTTTCCAGATTCACCTATAGTTTTTCCCACTTCCACAAACACTCCTATAGTCACTTTGACGAATCAAGGTGACGACAGTTTGGGAATTCAGGACGAAACATCTGAGCCACCTACAAGAGCTCAATTGCCAGATCAGAATTTGCTCAAGAACCCGTTTGATCCATTTCCCATTCCGAATTTGGAATTAGGAGTCGACTTCGATGGAAATGGGTCAAAGGAATTCGAGACTAAACACCACTCTCCAAAGGTAGATCAAGGGGAAATTCGGAATGAAGGCAGAGAATCATTCGAGGAGGATTTGGAGGTACAAATTCCCATCAATAATTACCCTCAATTTGAAGTCGATCTCATACGTGGCCGAGTCAAAGAGGCAACAACGACGACTCAATCACAGTTTAATGGGATCAATCCCAGGTTTCCTTTGAAGGTTCATGATACGCTTGAGGAACATCTTGGAGTACCGATTCCATCCAGAACCGATGGTCTATTTAAAGACACCCCGCCACAAAAGACATCCAGTGATACCTCAAGCCATTCCGGCCAAGACTCGAAAGTCAAGTATCCACTTCAAGAGCATTTCGAAACCTCAGTCCCACATGAAAGTTCAAATAGTCCCACTGAACGAGTTCAAACTGACTCtgaaaaatcaagttcaaatccGGAAATGGATGATTTGGAACCATTTGAGGCACAATCCGAGGAGCTTGATGAGACTAATGGGTCTCAATCCATCCTGGATGTGCTCCAGCCATGCTCTATTGGTTATTCAAATTGCGGTTCAGGCAAACCAATCGACCAGGACGTCGACCAAGTTTGTCAGAAGCAGTTCAATCAATGTGCGATTTCACGGCTCAACACCGCCCAAACACTGGAGAGTGACATTCGCAACCAATTGATCAATTCTTTCCAATCTTCTCCGGATCTCTTGCAGTGTATTCTTACTCATCAAGCATGCATTGTGCCGAATAAGAAAATGTGCATGGCTAATTTCCAGCACTGTGCCTTGAACGCTTTAAATGGCATCTCCAGACTCACGACTCCGTCAAGCGTTGCCAAGCAAGCTCCTCAACCAACGACACCCACATCGACAATTCGCGAGGGTGTTCCGCAAGGGCCCACTAAACTTGATCAAGCAGCCATTGAAGAGTTAATGGGCACGCTTCAACAAAATTTCACCATCTGTATTCAAAGCCACACGGTGTGCCTGGATAATGGGATCTCCCACGCCATTTGCCAACACAGCTTCAAAGAGTGCAGTCTTGCTATCCTCGTGgactcaaaattgaatgagacAAGCCTATTTGAACTTGAGGAACAGGTAGAGGAAACACAAGACCAGCCGCTTGCCACGGAGCTGTATCAATGCATTCGAAACTTCATGATGTGTCAGATGTCCAATCAAAACCGATACTGTATGAGGGATTACCAAAAGTGCAGTCTTTCGGCCATGCCTCAAAAGAGCACTTCGTCCCCCAGGCCAACCACAAGGTTGCCCAATGTTCCACCCAGACGAGCTCGGCCATCTCAAATTCATTCTAATCCTCGACCTATCGAACCCGCTTTGAGATCTCCCGGAGGTTTCATTTTGGGCCCAAGTCATGGGCTCAGTCATTCTCCTCCACCTTATATTGATCCAAGCACAGGAATTTTGATTCACTCCCCTCAATTCCGTACCCCTGTTG tgCCAAACCTGGGACCCGAATGCCAACAGATGGGTATCACAGCTGATTTTGGATCCTTTGGAGGAAGACCCGCCCAAAGCGTTG CTGATTGTACTTGGGATTTCTTCGGATGTACTCGCCGTCGTGGAGTTTGGCCCGCCAACAAGCCGTGTTGTCAAGCTCGATTCGATGCTTGTTGTTCCCATGTCATGGGCACACCCAACGGACCATCCCATTCCCAATCTACATCCAGGCCCTCAAGCATTGGACAGGGATCAAACAATGGTGGCTATCCACCCATTCAAGAGGTTCACACCACAACCAGGcaacccaccaccaccactccccgaccaacaacaaccactaGAACGACAACAGTGGCCTCGACTTCACAACGACCAGGATTTGACCGAGACGGCAATCCAGTACGAATGA TTGATTGCATTTGGACGTATAATGGATGCGTGAAACGTCGACAAAAGCCAGATTCGCAATGCAAATCCGAGTTCAATGCGTGCAGTATGATCGCCATGGGAATGGTACCTCAAGAGGCATCATCTtcaacaactactacaacaacaacgacaacaacgaccAAGAA ACCCATCCAAGACATCGACCTGGCTGAGCTTCCCGAGTTCTTAAAACCACCAACGGATTCTGATACGAATCAGAAGCCACCTCGACCCATTCAGGATATTGATCTCCCATCCAATCAAGAGGTCCTGGAATTCCAACCCGGTTCTCAAGATTCATTCCAACATAACGATCTGGCTCTAAATCATCCAGAAGGCTTTGGATCCAATG AGTTCTTATCTTGTTTACTACGACTTCATGATTGTGAAGAGAATGGAATAACCAACTGCAGAAACGTGCAAAGGTGCAAGAATGAAGGACCGATTTTCTCGCCGATCGAATCGGAGGGCGGAGAACAAGTTGGCTCCTTTGAACCGGGTTCCGGACCTACTG ACACTCCagatgattgtaaaatgtcGTTTCACAATTGTGGATTGACCAAGACTGAGAACGATTGCCGACGAGAATTCAGTAAATGCTCTGGAGGATCCCAAC CCGACTACGAGATTTGTGCAGATGTAGCGGAGCATCCCCAAAACTATCTCGTCCCTCATCCAGAGGATTGTACCAAATTCTATTCTTGCCAAAGTTTAGGCATTGGAAAAGGCTGGATCGCACATCTCATGGATTGTCCAGAGACAACAGGATTCGATGATCAGCTCAGGATTTGCAATTTTATCCGAGTTTTGCCGCGGTGTCAGAAAG GCGAGTCTCGGGCATTCCAACCCTATCAATTTTTGAGGACTTTCCACGCTAAGCAGACCCGGACTGAAAATATATTGGATCAATACGAGCCTCAAGTTGGATATTATTCAACCAATAACGTCACTTACTCGGCCCAGAGCCATGGGGGGACACTTAACAAATCTCCCTGTTTACTAGGCATCGTCCTGTCTTTTATGGTTGTCTTTGCATCCAAGAGTCTTTCCCATATGCTTTAA